The following nucleotide sequence is from Desulforegula conservatrix Mb1Pa.
ACCCTCTGCACGAGCCGTATCAGGTTCGCTTTCGCTATGTACCATTCTCTTCCTGTCGCTTCCTTCAAACCCTACCGTTACCAGTAGCGCCCTTGCGATTCGGATTGATTTCCCCTCGGACGGGGTATCTCTGCTTTCTTTCAAACAGACGGGGGCACGGCTTTGCCGGGCAAACAAAAAGGGGGATTCTTTTGGAATCCCCCGCAAAAAACCAACTAAAAGCTATTTGTACCTGATCATTTAATCCCTGTCTCCCATGATTCTGAGGAGCAAAAGGAAAAGGTTTATAAAATCAAGGTAAAGCGTAAGCGCACCAAGTATGGACGCCTTTCTGATTGCAGACGCGCCTATATCGTCAGGCTGGGTCATTGCCATTTCTTTGATTTTCTGGGTGTCATAGGCTGTAAGTCCTGTGAAAACAAGAACTCCAACGTATGAAATTATCATTCCCATTGGTCCGCTTTGTAAGAACATATTTACGATTGACGCTATTACCATCCCGATCAGGCCCATAAAAAGGAAACTGCCCCAGGAAGTAAGATCTTTTTTTGTTGTCATTCCATAGATAGTCATTGCCAGGAATGCTCCGGCAGCGGCAAAGAAAGTGGACGCAATGGACGACATGGTATACATCAGGAATATACCTGAAATTGTTATGCCATTAAGCGCTGCATACGCCAGAAAAACTGCCGTGGCTGTCGTTGCGCTCATTTTTTGTATTCTAACGCTCAGGAAAACAACCATAGCCAGTTCCGCAATGCAAAGTCCCATGAGCAGCATAGGCGTTCCGAAAAGAAATCTGATGGCCGCCTCGTTTGTTGCTGTGTAGTATGAGATAAGACCTGTCAGGCCAAGGCCTATTGCCATCCACATATATACGCTCTGTATGAAAGTTCCTGATAAAGCCCTAACTTGTTGACTGGTTCTTACAGTTTCCATTATAACCTCCTGAAAAATAAGCCGGACATACCGGGTTTTTGTTTACTATATATTAAAGCCTGATTCTGGAATTTCAAGAAAAATAAGGAAAAATTAAGAAAATGCAGGTATTGACAGGGAGAATGTTATTATTTTTGAAGAAATTATAAAATAAAGAATCATTGATGAACCCAGAACAGCAATATACTGTCATAAAAGAGGTCGCCTCAAAACTTGGAGTTGAAGTAAAGGAAAAGAATCTTCATGTACCTGGTATCCGAGTTAAAAGCGGCTTATGCAAGGTCAGGGGGAAACAGCTTTTTATTCTTGATAAGAAAAAAACGCTCAGGGAAAAGGTTGCCCTAATTGCAGGATGCGTTTCTGATTTTGATTATCAGAAACTTGAGATTCCAGAGGAAGTCAAAACAATAATTTATAAGTACTCTGGTGTGTCTGATGATGGCAGTGATTAATACTTTTACTTCTATCACATCAATTTTAATGGTCTCGCAACAAGTCAAAAAAGGGAATTGGTGTCATGCCGGACTTGATCTGGTATCCAGTATTTTCAGATACTCCTGGATTAAGGCCTTCGCAGGAATGACTGGAATCGGACTTTTTGCGGCTTCGTCATTTTTTTTGCCCTTGATTTTCTGCTTGTCACCAACATTCTGCATGGCTGAAACCCAGACAGATTGCCTTAAGGACAGGATGTGCATAAGATCAGAGCAGGGGAATGGCGAGGTCTCTTTTTATCTAAGAAATTTTAAAAGCTATGATCAAACTTTAACCTTTGATTTTCCAATGATGGAGAATCTCTCAGCCGAATCCGGGTTTCCTGTCACAATTGTCTGTCCAGCCCTTAGAGAAACCTACATTGCAAAACTTTCATATCAAAAAGGTAGTTCTTTCAGATACAGCTACAAATACTGGATTTTAAGGGGCAGCTATAAAGCAAAACATGATAATTCTCATATTTACAATCTGCCATACGGCCCAGGTGAGTCATTCGAGATTGTTCAGGGATTTAACGGCTCATTTTCACACAGAAAAGAGAATTATTATGCCGTGGATTTCGGCCTTCCTGAAGGGACAATAGTTTGTGCCGCAAGGGGAGGAACGATCGTGGATATTTATGATGAATCCGATTTGTCAGGCCCTTCAAAAGATTATGCTGATTACGGCAATTATATTATAATTGAACATTCAGACAAAACCCTCGGCGAATACTGGCATCTTAAAAAAAAAGGGTCCCTCGTTAAGGTTGGTGACACGGTAAAAGCAGGCTCTCCAATAGCAATTTCAGGCAATACAGGTTTTTCAAGCGGCCCCCACCTTCATTTTGCTGTTACCTCACCAGTTGATGGAAAAAATCTGGAATCCCAAAAAATCAGATTCAAAACAAGTGAAGGTATCATAGCTTTTCCTGTGAAGGGGGAAAAGTATACCGCAGAGTAATGGCTTCATAAATCTTGACAAAGTCGCAAAAAGTTCGATTCCCGTCATTCCGGCTCTGGCCTGAATTCAGAAGTATCTGATAATACAAAGATGCCGGATTAAATCTG
It contains:
- a CDS encoding M23 family metallopeptidase; the protein is MTGIGLFAASSFFLPLIFCLSPTFCMAETQTDCLKDRMCIRSEQGNGEVSFYLRNFKSYDQTLTFDFPMMENLSAESGFPVTIVCPALRETYIAKLSYQKGSSFRYSYKYWILRGSYKAKHDNSHIYNLPYGPGESFEIVQGFNGSFSHRKENYYAVDFGLPEGTIVCAARGGTIVDIYDESDLSGPSKDYADYGNYIIIEHSDKTLGEYWHLKKKGSLVKVGDTVKAGSPIAISGNTGFSSGPHLHFAVTSPVDGKNLESQKIRFKTSEGIIAFPVKGEKYTAE
- a CDS encoding Bax inhibitor-1/YccA family protein, which produces METVRTSQQVRALSGTFIQSVYMWMAIGLGLTGLISYYTATNEAAIRFLFGTPMLLMGLCIAELAMVVFLSVRIQKMSATTATAVFLAYAALNGITISGIFLMYTMSSIASTFFAAAGAFLAMTIYGMTTKKDLTSWGSFLFMGLIGMVIASIVNMFLQSGPMGMIISYVGVLVFTGLTAYDTQKIKEMAMTQPDDIGASAIRKASILGALTLYLDFINLFLLLLRIMGDRD